In Candidatus Paceibacterota bacterium, a single genomic region encodes these proteins:
- the rplV gene encoding 50S ribosomal protein L22, whose protein sequence is METATAQLNSYRQSPRKVRVVADSVRGKKIVEAKQVLTFLTKKATGPLHKLLDSAIANAKNKGLNESNLVVKAISVDVGAILYRRRPVSHGAAHPVRKRTSHIEIILGESIKSKDGKKEKLN, encoded by the coding sequence ATGGAAACAGCAACAGCACAACTTAATAGTTACAGACAATCTCCAAGGAAGGTGCGTGTGGTTGCCGATTCTGTCAGGGGTAAGAAAATAGTAGAAGCAAAACAAGTCCTTACTTTTCTTACCAAGAAAGCAACTGGCCCTTTGCACAAACTTCTTGATTCAGCTATAGCCAATGCGAAAAACAAAGGTTTGAATGAAAGTAATTTAGTTGTGAAAGCAATCAGCGTCGATGTCGGGGCCATTTTGTATCGTCGCCGACCCGTTTCTCATGGTGCGGCGCACCCTGTCCGCAAGCGTACTTCCCATATCGAAATTATTCTTGGAGAAAGTATAAAAAGTAAAGATGGAAAGAAGGAAAAATTAAATTAA